In the Maribacter sp. MJ134 genome, one interval contains:
- a CDS encoding tetratricopeptide repeat protein produces MKRFCNILVLLFGFLVFAQEETLFDNATAAYNEGDYEKAIGFYNAILEDGQHSASLYFNLGNSYYKLNDIAQSIYYYEKALLLAPEDKEIMNNLGYAQQMTLDAIDTMPETGLSRFYKTITAQLSFDQWAKLGVGLMILFVILYIVFYYAQYASRKRWAFIGSLVSLFLTILSIVFAFVQYSDFQKQQPAIVFADEIGIQSEPNTGSDEIFVLHAGTKVNIIEKLNDWKRIRLADGKTGWVPSQHIKVLKDF; encoded by the coding sequence GTGAAAAGATTTTGTAACATATTGGTTCTACTATTTGGTTTTCTGGTTTTTGCACAGGAGGAAACCCTGTTTGATAATGCCACGGCAGCCTACAATGAAGGTGATTACGAGAAGGCGATCGGGTTTTATAATGCTATTTTGGAAGACGGACAGCACTCCGCATCACTCTACTTTAATCTTGGCAACTCCTATTATAAATTAAACGACATTGCTCAAAGTATCTATTACTATGAAAAAGCCTTGTTATTAGCTCCTGAGGATAAAGAAATAATGAATAATTTGGGGTATGCTCAACAAATGACCTTAGATGCTATAGACACCATGCCAGAAACAGGCCTTTCCAGGTTTTATAAAACCATTACCGCTCAACTGTCCTTTGATCAATGGGCCAAGCTAGGAGTGGGGTTGATGATTTTATTTGTAATACTCTATATCGTCTTTTATTATGCGCAATATGCTTCTAGAAAAAGATGGGCATTTATCGGTAGTCTGGTGTCCTTGTTTCTCACAATTTTGAGCATAGTTTTTGCCTTTGTACAGTACAGTGATTTTCAAAAGCAACAACCTGCAATCGTATTCGCAGATGAAATAGGGATACAATCAGAACCCAACACGGGCAGCGACGAAATATTTGTATTACATGCAGGCACCAAAGTAAACATTATTGAGAAGCTCAATGATTGGAAACGCATAAGGCTCGCCGACGGTAAAACTGGTTGGGTACCCTCACAGCATATTAAGGTCTTAAAAGATTTTTAG
- a CDS encoding BatD family protein: MNYKKLIVCIPLFLFAIFLGAQDKNAVTFEMKLSKSKLGINERLRVDFTMNKDGDNFNPPDFAGFRVLMGPSQSISSSWINGVRSYSKTYSYTLAPTARGKFTIKQATIVIDGQTFKSLAKDIEVTAAVDKPSDQMTADDVADENLHLVAEVSKTNPYLNEAISVVYKLYVSPTISVSNYQPLDNPKYNNFWSQDIKVSSLNAQNGTYKGKPYRYVILKRVVLYPQKSGELEIEPLSLDVTVDVPTNKRDFFGGRVYSQTNKTVSAGKRTINVKSLPIKNQPEGFNGAVGDFDFSVSTSKTSLNASESLQAIVEVSGRGNLKLFKLPEPVLPSSLEVYEPEFTEGVRTTLGGMQGKVSNNFTIVPSFRGKYPIPPIKFSYFNPKTEKYTTLSSDEIIVNVLEGPSNGVSNTTGTAGSNKQNVIAANNQFNFIKLAPNLKPVGSNYFFGSNLFYALLLGPLLLIPLAILFRKKRDEIASDVVGNKVKKANRLARKYLSKAKKELGQKESFYVALEKALHNYLKAKLKIETSEFSKDKIAELLSKKQVDDNTINSFVELLKNCEAARYSPFSDVQMQNDYDKASETISVMDKQL; the protein is encoded by the coding sequence ATGAATTATAAGAAGCTCATTGTTTGCATACCCTTATTCTTGTTCGCCATTTTTCTGGGCGCTCAGGATAAGAATGCGGTGACTTTTGAAATGAAACTGAGCAAATCTAAACTTGGTATCAACGAGCGTCTTAGGGTAGATTTTACCATGAACAAGGACGGAGATAACTTTAATCCTCCTGACTTTGCCGGCTTCAGGGTACTCATGGGCCCTTCGCAATCCATAAGTTCTTCCTGGATTAATGGAGTGCGTAGTTATTCTAAAACCTATTCGTATACCCTTGCTCCTACAGCAAGAGGTAAGTTCACCATTAAGCAGGCAACCATAGTCATTGATGGGCAAACTTTTAAATCTCTTGCAAAAGATATTGAGGTAACTGCGGCAGTAGACAAGCCTAGTGACCAAATGACCGCCGATGACGTTGCCGATGAAAATTTACATTTAGTGGCCGAGGTTTCCAAAACAAACCCCTATTTGAACGAAGCCATAAGTGTTGTTTATAAATTATACGTAAGTCCTACCATCAGTGTGTCCAACTATCAGCCCTTGGATAACCCCAAATACAACAACTTTTGGAGTCAGGATATTAAGGTGTCTAGCTTAAACGCTCAAAACGGGACTTACAAAGGGAAACCTTATCGATACGTAATACTTAAAAGAGTGGTCCTGTATCCTCAAAAATCAGGGGAGTTGGAAATTGAGCCGTTATCCCTAGATGTTACTGTTGATGTTCCTACAAACAAAAGAGATTTTTTTGGCGGTAGGGTCTATTCGCAAACCAATAAAACTGTCTCTGCCGGTAAACGTACCATCAACGTAAAAAGCCTTCCTATTAAAAACCAGCCTGAGGGTTTCAATGGAGCTGTGGGCGATTTTGATTTTTCCGTTTCTACGAGTAAGACCAGCCTTAACGCGTCTGAATCTTTACAGGCCATAGTTGAGGTCAGTGGCAGGGGAAACCTAAAACTGTTTAAGCTTCCAGAGCCTGTTTTACCGAGTTCGCTAGAGGTTTACGAACCTGAATTTACAGAAGGCGTACGCACAACCTTAGGCGGAATGCAAGGAAAAGTCAGTAACAACTTTACAATCGTTCCTTCCTTTAGAGGTAAGTATCCGATTCCTCCTATAAAATTCAGCTATTTCAACCCAAAAACAGAAAAATACACTACATTAAGTTCTGATGAAATTATAGTGAATGTCTTAGAGGGGCCATCAAATGGTGTTTCTAACACCACCGGCACGGCAGGCTCTAACAAACAAAATGTAATCGCTGCCAATAATCAATTTAATTTTATAAAACTCGCCCCTAACTTAAAGCCCGTTGGGTCTAATTATTTTTTTGGTTCTAACTTGTTCTATGCACTGTTGTTAGGACCTTTATTGTTAATTCCATTAGCTATTTTATTCAGAAAAAAAAGAGATGAAATTGCAAGTGATGTAGTAGGGAACAAGGTTAAAAAGGCAAATAGGCTCGCTAGAAAATATCTTTCAAAAGCCAAAAAAGAACTAGGTCAAAAAGAATCTTTTTACGTTGCGCTAGAAAAGGCGTTACACAATTATTTAAAGGCCAAATTAAAGATAGAGACCTCGGAATTCAGTAAGGATAAGATAGCTGAACTACTTTCAAAAAAACAAGTGGATGACAATACCATTAACAGCTTTGTTGAACTTCTTAAAAATTGCGAAGCGGCAAGGTATAGTCCTTTCTCCGATGTGCAAATGCAAAACGACTATGATAAGGCAAGTGAAACTATATCAGTAATGGACAAGCAACTATAG
- a CDS encoding tetratricopeptide repeat protein, which produces MKKFIPLLFLFFMSALIFAQDEELKEKQQNLNNSINHTWDANKKLSENNFIEAEVDYRKAIAKSPDNAAAPYNLGNAYYNNATFSEAFGRFKEAGETATNKKDKHKAYHNMGNVFMKRKDYAKAVEAYKEALRNNPKDEETRYNLALAKELLKKDEDKKDKNDENKDDKKDKDENKEGDNKDKKDQDKKDEGDEGDKGDKGDEQKDENKEGDGDKKEEQKKKPEQGDQPKEQQQPRPNQLSKQQIENLLRAMQNAEKKVQDKIDAKKVKGAKIKNEKDW; this is translated from the coding sequence ATGAAGAAGTTTATACCCCTACTATTCTTGTTCTTTATGTCGGCATTGATCTTTGCCCAAGATGAAGAATTAAAAGAAAAGCAGCAGAATCTCAACAACTCAATTAATCATACATGGGATGCTAATAAGAAATTGTCCGAGAACAATTTTATTGAAGCCGAGGTAGATTACAGAAAAGCTATCGCAAAAAGTCCCGATAACGCCGCAGCACCCTACAATTTAGGAAACGCCTACTACAACAATGCCACCTTTAGCGAGGCCTTTGGTAGATTTAAAGAGGCGGGGGAGACTGCGACGAACAAAAAGGATAAGCACAAGGCCTATCACAATATGGGTAATGTTTTTATGAAGCGTAAAGACTACGCCAAAGCCGTGGAGGCCTACAAAGAGGCTTTGAGGAATAATCCAAAAGATGAGGAAACAAGATATAATTTAGCCCTAGCGAAAGAGCTCTTGAAGAAGGACGAGGATAAAAAAGATAAAAACGACGAAAACAAGGACGACAAAAAAGATAAGGACGAAAATAAGGAAGGGGATAATAAGGATAAGAAAGACCAAGATAAAAAAGACGAGGGAGACGAAGGAGATAAGGGTGATAAAGGCGACGAGCAGAAAGATGAAAACAAAGAAGGAGACGGCGATAAGAAAGAGGAACAGAAGAAAAAGCCAGAGCAAGGAGACCAACCTAAAGAACAGCAGCAACCACGGCCCAATCAGCTATCTAAACAACAAATAGAGAATTTGTTGCGAGCAATGCAGAATGCAGAGAAAAAAGTACAGGATAAAATTGACGCCAAAAAAGTGAAGGGCGCTAAAATTAAAAATGAAAAGGATTGGTAA
- a CDS encoding VWA domain-containing protein, which produces MIQLDEKIYFYLLFILPVIVTLFLLLLLWKKRTQKKFADSLLLKRLTPNKSQYKGTLKLLFFLLGLSGLIIGLVNPKIGTKLETVKREGVDIVFAVDVSKSMLAEDIAPNRMEKAKRLVSEIINQLASDRVGIIAYAGQAFPQLPITTDYGAAKMFLQSMNTDMLSSQGTAINEAIELATTFYDDDEQTNRVLFIISDGEDHSGGQTLNAVEEAIDAGIKIYTIGVGKPKGAPIPLKRNGVLESLKKDLQGEVVITKLNQEVLIDIAEEGDGTYIDGSNTEDAVAFIKEELLQMDKKEFEAKQFAEYKDQFQWFLGAGLLFLFLDIFVLDRKTKWLKKLNLFNEKHIE; this is translated from the coding sequence ATGATTCAGTTAGACGAAAAAATATATTTCTATTTGCTTTTCATCCTTCCGGTGATAGTAACTCTATTCCTGCTTTTACTGCTATGGAAAAAAAGAACACAAAAGAAATTTGCGGATAGCCTGTTACTCAAAAGACTGACCCCTAATAAATCTCAATACAAAGGCACTTTAAAACTACTTTTTTTTCTGTTAGGTCTTTCTGGGCTCATTATAGGTCTCGTAAACCCCAAAATCGGGACCAAGTTGGAAACGGTGAAAAGAGAGGGTGTGGATATCGTTTTTGCTGTCGATGTTTCTAAGAGTATGTTAGCCGAGGATATTGCGCCCAACAGAATGGAAAAGGCCAAACGATTGGTTTCGGAAATCATTAATCAGTTGGCCAGCGATAGGGTTGGTATCATTGCGTACGCAGGACAAGCTTTTCCACAATTACCTATAACGACCGATTATGGTGCGGCTAAAATGTTTCTGCAAAGCATGAATACGGACATGCTAAGCTCTCAGGGAACGGCAATTAATGAAGCTATTGAATTGGCAACAACCTTTTATGATGATGATGAACAAACCAATAGGGTACTTTTCATTATTTCCGATGGTGAAGACCATTCTGGTGGGCAGACCTTAAACGCTGTTGAAGAAGCCATTGACGCCGGCATCAAAATATATACTATAGGTGTTGGTAAGCCTAAAGGTGCTCCAATACCTTTAAAAAGAAATGGCGTCCTGGAAAGTTTAAAAAAAGATTTGCAGGGTGAGGTGGTCATCACAAAACTAAATCAAGAAGTACTAATAGATATCGCCGAAGAAGGCGATGGAACCTATATAGATGGTTCAAATACGGAGGATGCCGTAGCCTTTATTAAGGAAGAATTGCTTCAAATGGATAAAAAAGAGTTTGAAGCCAAACAATTTGCGGAGTACAAAGACCAATTTCAATGGTTCCTCGGAGCAGGTCTTTTGTTCCTTTTTTTAGATATTTTTGTCTTGGACCGTAAAACCAAGTGGCTTAAGAAATTAAATCTTTTCAACGAAAAACATATCGAATAA
- a CDS encoding vWA domain-containing protein, which yields MLENISFANPDFFWLFLLLPVAILWYIFKQKEQNASLRIATINAFGYSSFLPKLKHVLFLLRLLALAAIIVAMARPQTEDISTRTKTTKGIDIVIAIDVSSSMLAKDLKPNRLAALKKVAASFIKKRPNDRIGLVAYAGESFTKTPITTDKSIVLGALREITYGQLEDGTAIGMGLATSVNRLKESKAKSKIIILLTDGVNNSGFIEPQTAADLAIEFDIKTYTIGLGTNGNALTPIAYNADKSFRYGMRQVEIDEELLQDIAQVTGGKYFRATDNETLEEIYDEINKLEKTEIEEFKYYRYEEKFRPWILIAGALLLLEWILRNTVFRSFV from the coding sequence ATGTTAGAGAATATATCCTTTGCAAATCCTGATTTCTTTTGGCTATTTCTATTACTGCCAGTAGCCATACTTTGGTATATCTTTAAACAAAAAGAACAGAACGCCTCGTTACGCATAGCCACTATTAACGCATTTGGTTACAGCAGTTTTTTGCCCAAACTGAAACATGTACTTTTCCTATTAAGGCTTTTGGCTCTGGCGGCCATCATAGTTGCCATGGCAAGACCACAGACAGAAGATATTTCAACACGAACCAAAACAACGAAGGGTATAGATATCGTTATCGCTATCGATGTCTCTTCGAGTATGTTGGCCAAGGATTTGAAACCTAACCGATTGGCCGCCCTAAAAAAAGTAGCTGCAAGTTTTATAAAAAAGAGACCTAACGACCGTATTGGACTTGTAGCTTATGCTGGTGAGAGCTTTACTAAAACCCCAATTACTACGGACAAGTCTATAGTTTTGGGTGCTCTTAGAGAGATAACCTATGGACAATTAGAGGACGGAACGGCCATTGGTATGGGACTGGCCACCTCTGTAAACCGACTAAAGGAAAGCAAAGCAAAAAGTAAAATTATTATTCTCTTAACGGATGGTGTCAATAATTCTGGCTTTATTGAACCCCAAACGGCAGCAGACCTGGCTATCGAGTTTGACATTAAAACGTACACTATTGGTCTAGGCACTAATGGCAACGCCTTAACACCAATTGCTTATAACGCCGATAAATCGTTTAGATATGGTATGCGGCAAGTAGAAATAGATGAAGAACTGCTGCAGGATATTGCGCAAGTTACAGGCGGAAAATACTTTAGAGCTACTGATAACGAAACGTTAGAGGAGATATACGACGAGATCAACAAACTAGAAAAAACGGAAATAGAAGAGTTCAAATATTATAGATACGAAGAAAAATTTAGACCATGGATACTAATAGCAGGAGCGCTATTGCTTTTAGAATGGATTTTAAGAAATACGGTATTTAGGAGCTTTGTGTAA
- a CDS encoding DUF58 domain-containing protein, with protein sequence MDTKELLKKVRKIEIKTRRLSDHIFGGEYHSTFKGRGMTFSEVRQYQFGDDVRSIDWNVTARYNEPYVKIFEEERELTMMLVVDISGSELFGTTNQFKNEIITEISATLAFSALQNNDKVGLILFSDQVELFIPPKKGKTHVLRIIRELLEFKPKSNKTDIAEALKYLTNVMKKKAIVFVLSDFIASDYERTLKITGNKHDVTGIRVYDEREEHIPNLGMVQMQDAETGALKLVNTQSKKVRNTYAQFHKERVNYFKETFTKSGCGVLDCRVDESYVKKLLGYFKRRG encoded by the coding sequence ATGGATACTAAAGAATTACTCAAAAAAGTTCGTAAAATAGAGATAAAGACCAGGCGTCTTTCCGACCATATTTTTGGTGGGGAATATCATTCTACGTTCAAAGGAAGGGGTATGACTTTTAGTGAAGTACGCCAATATCAATTTGGAGATGATGTACGGAGTATAGATTGGAACGTTACGGCCAGATATAACGAGCCCTACGTTAAAATTTTTGAAGAGGAACGCGAGCTCACAATGATGCTAGTAGTGGATATTAGTGGTTCGGAACTATTTGGAACCACCAATCAATTTAAAAATGAAATCATAACCGAAATTTCTGCAACCTTAGCGTTCAGTGCTTTGCAGAACAATGACAAAGTGGGCCTTATCTTGTTCTCTGACCAAGTAGAGCTCTTTATACCGCCTAAAAAGGGAAAGACCCATGTGTTGAGGATTATCCGAGAATTACTGGAATTTAAGCCCAAAAGCAATAAAACGGATATCGCAGAGGCCTTAAAGTACCTCACCAATGTTATGAAGAAAAAAGCTATAGTTTTTGTGCTTTCGGATTTTATAGCATCGGACTATGAACGCACCTTAAAAATTACAGGCAACAAACATGATGTTACAGGTATCCGGGTTTACGATGAACGAGAAGAACACATTCCTAATTTGGGAATGGTGCAAATGCAAGACGCGGAGACGGGAGCGTTAAAGCTGGTAAATACCCAGTCTAAAAAAGTGCGTAATACCTATGCTCAGTTCCATAAAGAGCGGGTCAATTATTTCAAGGAAACCTTTACCAAATCTGGCTGTGGTGTTCTTGATTGCAGAGTGGACGAGAGTTATGTAAAGAAACTATTAGGATATTTTAAACGAAGAGGTTGA
- a CDS encoding AAA family ATPase: protein MEENTTVDISAVNEKIAQESAFIDLLVIEMNKVIVGQKHMIERLLIGLLGQGHILLEGVPGLAKTLAINTLSKAVKGSFSRIQFTPDLLPADVVGTMIYNMKENDFSIKKGPIFANFVLADEINRAPAKVQSALLEAMQEKQVTIGDETFILDKPFLVMATQNPVEQEGTYPLPEAQVDRFMLKTVIDYPKMNEEQMVMRQNLLGNYETVKPVVSLKQILSAQKAVREVYMDEKIEKYILDIVFATRYPEKYNLENLKPLISFGASPRGSINLGNASKCYAFIKRRGYVVPEDVRAVVHDVLRHRIGITYEAEAENITSEEIINKIVNEIEVP, encoded by the coding sequence ATGGAAGAAAATACTACTGTTGACATTAGCGCAGTGAATGAGAAAATAGCTCAGGAAAGTGCTTTTATAGATTTACTTGTTATTGAAATGAACAAGGTCATCGTTGGTCAAAAACACATGATCGAGAGACTGCTCATAGGACTGTTAGGGCAAGGCCATATCTTATTGGAAGGTGTTCCCGGTCTAGCAAAGACCTTGGCCATTAATACGCTTTCAAAAGCAGTAAAAGGTAGTTTTAGTAGAATTCAGTTTACTCCGGACCTTTTACCGGCAGATGTCGTAGGAACCATGATCTACAACATGAAAGAGAATGATTTCTCGATTAAGAAAGGACCCATATTCGCCAACTTTGTTTTAGCGGATGAAATTAACCGTGCCCCTGCAAAGGTGCAATCCGCATTACTGGAAGCCATGCAAGAAAAGCAGGTAACCATAGGGGACGAAACCTTTATCTTGGACAAGCCTTTTCTAGTGATGGCTACCCAAAACCCCGTAGAACAAGAGGGGACTTATCCGTTGCCAGAGGCTCAGGTAGATCGTTTTATGTTGAAAACAGTGATAGACTATCCTAAAATGAACGAGGAGCAAATGGTCATGCGACAAAACCTCTTAGGCAATTATGAAACTGTAAAACCTGTTGTTTCCTTAAAACAGATACTTAGTGCCCAAAAAGCGGTCCGTGAAGTTTACATGGACGAGAAAATTGAAAAATATATACTGGATATTGTATTTGCTACCAGGTATCCAGAAAAATACAATCTTGAAAATCTAAAACCACTTATTAGTTTTGGTGCATCACCAAGGGGAAGTATTAACCTTGGTAACGCATCTAAATGTTATGCCTTTATTAAGCGACGAGGGTATGTGGTCCCCGAAGATGTCCGGGCCGTCGTTCATGATGTTTTAAGACATAGAATAGGTATTACCTACGAAGCCGAAGCAGAAAACATAACTTCAGAAGAAATCATAAATAAAATCGTAAACGAGATTGAGGTACCATAG
- a CDS encoding aldo/keto reductase family oxidoreductase, translated as MKHMTTYSRIIAGTMTWGNWGKQLATNEMIALMNSCLELNITTFDHADIYGDYTTEEQFGAAFKKSSISRESIQLISKCGIQFDAKTRTNKVKHYNYDKDYIIWSAERSLKLLETEYLDVLLLHRPSPLMQPSEIAEAIMHLKKEGKIRQFGVSNFTPSQIALLETVVPVEGNQIEYSLTANEVMNNGILDDCLAHNRLAMSWSPLGAFFREETEQTKRIGSVLKDLCKKYGASEDQLLLSWILKHPSNIHPVVGTATPERLALAMKAVEIDLESEDWFLLLEASNGHEVA; from the coding sequence ATGAAGCATATGACTACCTATTCCAGAATTATTGCCGGTACCATGACTTGGGGCAACTGGGGGAAACAATTGGCAACAAATGAAATGATAGCTTTAATGAACAGCTGTCTGGAGTTGAACATCACCACCTTTGACCATGCGGATATTTATGGTGACTATACTACGGAAGAACAGTTTGGTGCCGCTTTTAAGAAGAGCTCAATTTCGCGTGAAAGTATACAACTGATCAGCAAGTGTGGGATTCAATTTGATGCCAAGACCAGAACGAACAAGGTGAAGCATTACAACTACGATAAGGATTATATAATTTGGTCCGCGGAGCGCTCCCTGAAGTTGCTGGAGACCGAATATTTAGATGTACTGCTCTTGCACAGGCCAAGCCCACTGATGCAACCAAGTGAGATTGCCGAAGCAATAATGCACCTTAAAAAAGAGGGTAAAATAAGGCAATTTGGAGTTTCTAATTTTACTCCTTCTCAAATAGCTTTGTTAGAGACCGTTGTGCCCGTTGAGGGAAATCAGATAGAATATTCACTCACGGCAAATGAGGTGATGAACAATGGTATTTTGGACGATTGTCTTGCCCATAACCGGTTAGCCATGTCCTGGAGCCCGCTGGGAGCTTTCTTTAGGGAGGAAACGGAACAAACAAAACGTATTGGATCAGTATTAAAGGATCTATGCAAAAAGTACGGGGCAAGTGAAGACCAATTATTGCTCAGTTGGATTTTGAAACATCCATCCAATATTCATCCCGTTGTGGGGACGGCTACACCAGAAAGATTGGCACTTGCTATGAAAGCCGTAGAAATTGATTTAGAATCGGAAGATTGGTTCCTACTTTTAGAAGCGAGTAACGGACATGAAGTAGCTTAA
- a CDS encoding SDR family NAD(P)-dependent oxidoreductase gives MNETVFITGATSGIGKATAELFAKHQFKLILCGRRQERLVHLKEQLGALTTVHTLNFDVRDKDAVKKAIDSLPEEFSKISILINNAGNAHGLDTIQEGSITDWDAMLDINVKGLLYVSKAIIPKMITQNKGHIINIGSTAGKEVYPRGNVYCASKHAVDAINQGMRIDLNQHGIRVGAVNPGLVETEFSQVRFKGDDERAENVYKGFQALKPEDIADIILFTVTRPYHVNIADLVVMPTAQASSTIVNKTL, from the coding sequence ATGAACGAAACAGTATTTATTACCGGAGCCACCAGCGGCATAGGAAAGGCTACGGCCGAACTTTTTGCGAAGCATCAATTTAAGTTAATTCTCTGTGGTAGGAGACAAGAACGCTTAGTTCATCTAAAAGAGCAATTGGGAGCGTTGACAACTGTGCACACGTTAAATTTTGATGTACGGGACAAAGATGCGGTAAAGAAAGCCATCGATTCCTTACCTGAGGAATTTTCAAAAATATCCATCTTAATTAATAATGCAGGAAACGCCCATGGTTTAGATACCATACAAGAAGGTAGCATAACAGATTGGGACGCAATGTTAGATATTAATGTCAAAGGGTTATTATACGTTTCCAAGGCAATTATTCCTAAAATGATTACTCAAAACAAGGGACATATTATCAATATAGGCTCCACTGCGGGTAAGGAAGTGTACCCCAGGGGCAATGTATATTGTGCTAGTAAGCATGCCGTAGACGCCATTAATCAAGGCATGCGTATAGATTTAAACCAACACGGTATCCGCGTAGGGGCCGTAAACCCTGGTTTGGTGGAAACTGAATTTAGTCAGGTGCGTTTTAAAGGAGACGACGAGCGCGCAGAAAATGTATACAAAGGCTTTCAGGCGCTAAAACCTGAGGATATTGCCGATATTATTCTTTTTACGGTGACTAGACCATATCATGTAAATATTGCAGATTTGGTGGTTATGCCAACGGCACAAGCCTCATCAACCATTGTGAATAAAACCTTATGA
- a CDS encoding ATP-binding protein: MINKRLLVKNLLAHNDENSFYDKKRFIAIGEKEGKAKFLKHVCALANSNPMNNSFIVIGVEDEDNQIVGVDFFDDSKIQNLVNAYLDNPPLISYENIPFPHLAEGKVVGLVTIKSNGEICSLRKNIWKYYGGSVFFREGSISLPKAFDIELKDINSKAVATIEQHARNNIELTLDGVIDFINHRHKDLQSDYKVFKEQFVVCWAGNKKEVKGQTYYNRVDIELINEQVKLFYSDLDEVTITYDDHSFTTMEYVQLGLEGKQRYYPLEELVITFKENGTYQIQTELVFEPPRYDKKILHHIYNTNNSLLAKIKQGIALKSTEVEDVLHLPDTYLICYLNGFEEARHQMEIARGIVKEQFPKIYDSLKAALRILRKVAYN, encoded by the coding sequence ATGATCAATAAACGCTTATTGGTCAAAAACTTACTTGCTCATAACGACGAGAATAGTTTCTACGACAAAAAGCGTTTTATTGCCATCGGGGAAAAAGAGGGTAAGGCAAAATTTCTAAAACACGTTTGTGCTCTGGCCAATAGTAATCCCATGAACAACTCATTTATCGTCATCGGGGTTGAGGATGAGGATAATCAGATTGTTGGTGTCGATTTTTTTGATGATAGCAAGATCCAAAATTTGGTGAATGCCTATTTGGATAACCCACCCCTGATTTCATACGAGAATATTCCTTTTCCACATTTGGCAGAGGGCAAGGTGGTAGGTCTGGTCACCATTAAATCCAATGGGGAGATTTGTTCCCTACGCAAAAATATCTGGAAATATTATGGTGGTTCCGTCTTTTTTAGAGAGGGTAGCATAAGTCTTCCAAAAGCCTTTGATATTGAGTTGAAGGATATAAATTCAAAAGCTGTCGCCACCATAGAACAGCATGCCCGGAATAATATAGAGCTCACCTTGGACGGTGTAATAGATTTCATAAACCATCGCCATAAAGACTTGCAAAGCGACTATAAAGTCTTTAAGGAACAGTTTGTCGTATGTTGGGCCGGCAACAAAAAAGAAGTCAAAGGGCAAACCTATTACAACAGGGTGGACATCGAATTAATTAACGAGCAAGTAAAACTGTTCTATTCCGATCTAGATGAGGTAACCATCACCTATGATGATCATTCTTTTACAACAATGGAGTATGTTCAATTAGGATTAGAAGGCAAACAACGATATTATCCCTTAGAGGAACTGGTTATTACTTTTAAAGAAAACGGAACCTATCAAATACAGACCGAACTGGTTTTTGAACCGCCTCGTTACGACAAGAAGATTTTGCATCATATTTACAATACCAACAACAGTCTACTGGCTAAAATAAAACAGGGTATAGCCTTGAAATCAACAGAGGTAGAAGATGTTTTGCACCTTCCTGACACGTATTTAATTTGTTATTTAAACGGTTTTGAAGAGGCCAGACATCAAATGGAAATAGCAAGGGGTATCGTTAAAGAACAGTTTCCAAAAATATATGACTCGTTAAAGGCAGCTTTACGGATCTTACGAAAAGTAGCTTACAATTAA